AAATTGTGTTAATTTTGAAGCCGGTGTATCACTTCCGGCGAATTAAAGtggaaatcaaattttattttcgcaacAAATTAAcacaatacaaatatatatatcagtAAATTTCATTACCTTTTTCTCTACTACTAAAGACTGTATACAACGCATGGTGTAGAACTCGTTACTTTAGCGGCTGCTTCTGATCGCTCAGCTACACAAATTGCGGTTGTTTTTCATAACGCCTCTATATattattgttggttttgttaATACTTTTGTTAGTACTCGTACActttaacagtttttatttatttttgtactttgaAAGTGCTTGTAATGTGTTAAACTTAAATTGGGTTAAATAATAATTGTGATGAAAAAATGAATTCTTTTAGTCGTGCTTATCggggtatgtacatacatatgtaaatatgcaaaaatttataaaattaactaTAAATGGTGCTTTTAACTCAAACAATAGATCCCAAATCACCACTTACTCCACTTACACCGCTTACTGCGAGTACTGCGTTCAATTTCAATATAAGTGGTGACTCGCTTAAACCTTTTATAAATGCCATAGAAGCTGAACGCACTAAAGAAACACCAAAATCTTCGCCAGCTGGATTGGCATGTGGTGCAAAATACGTGAATGCGAACAAATATATCAAACGTCAGCCGGCTAATGTTTTATCTGACActacaaataaatcaagaaaactTTCACCGAGATTCATTTCAAAGAAATCTGATGTTGACgacaaaaaaactttgaaaaaatcgaataatgatcttaataacaataaaattagtTCGAGGTACTCATCAACAAGCATTTCTTCCAGCTCCTCACGTGGGTCTTTTAAATGCAATGAATCATCTTTTAAAGAAACTGACACAATTCCATCCTCAAAATTCAAGTTAAGTCCTCGCGCTACGTCTACTTATAACTATTATAGTGTATCCAGCAGCCAAAGTTCTTCACATAGCTCTAGCggttcaattaattcaaataattcaaGTACAACTCCAAATTCTTTTAACTATAATGGAAGTGCACGTCATCATAAGCCACCGAAACTTGTTCTCAATGATACAAATGTTGCTGAAACTGACTCCACCATGTCAACTGTCTTCAACTGGGTGTGGAATTGCCTGTCACCTATGAAGAATCCATCTATTTATGATTTGCTGGCACGCGTtgatatgcaaaaatattgggAAATTTTTGAGAAAGAAGAAATATTAGATTTGGATGTATTTTCAACTTTAACTATGGCGGACTTGGCAGCTATTGGCATTAAAGATACTAACGActgtatcaaaatattaaaatctgtTGGATGGGCACTCGATTTTCTGTCGggcttattaaattttaaaaggcctgaaaagtaaatttgtagttacaaaaaattttgtttataattttatgtttaaatgTTCGTGTTTGTACAGATgtttaattttgtgaaatgtATTGACTATAAAGAATAAATTTGACTACGaagaaaataatgtatttatttatttttataacaatcataatgtatttgaatatttcattccataagttaaatatatgtatgtatgtcttatgtatgtatatataagcttGCCTAAAATTCCGTTAACGGAGCGGAGTTTTTATTGTAACTTTGCCATGAGGAAGAACAAGCGTTATATATCCGATAATATACGATTCCAATTTGCTTTACGAAATTATTTGGCATTCAAAAATTGAGGAAGCGAGTTAAATTTGTATTAACTTTAAAAccatttataaattaaatttaactaaattcgACGTTAAACGTCGTGGTATTCCAACCGCAGTTCCAAAAATTCAGTCATAATGGAATCGGTGCTTTTCGCtaacataaaaaagttatatgctAATGAGTTGTATTCTTGTGTTATACCGGCCGCCAGTTTGCTAAATACACTTTTGCAAAATGAACGCAATGTTGCTACGCCCGAAATGGAATATCAAGTGCTTCTTTTCAGCGGCAATGCTCACTACTATGAGCGGAATTATCGTTTGGCCAGCAAACAGTATGAAGCCGCTTTACTAATGCGCAAAACTATGTTGCGCTTTAAGAATACCCAGATAGTTAGTATTGAGATAACACATGAACAATTTAGTGAACTTGAGACGCGTTACCGTCTCGCTAAATGCTATAGGGAGCTTGGTGAGGACCATAAGGCCATAAGCACGCTACACGCCCTGCCCTTGAAAACCCGCACTCCCAAAGTGAATATGCTATTGGCGCAACTTTGTCACTATGGGCAAAATGTTGATAATGCGGAAGCTGTAGCAGCTTATAAAGAAGTATTAGGTGATTGTCCCATGGCATTGGTGGCTATAGAAGCGCTATTGATGTTGGGCGTGGATGGCATAGAGGTTAATTCATTGGTGGTTAAtggtattaaaatatacatatatataacgcTTTCCaaataattgcttttaaattaCTCTACTAAATTTCAGCTAGTACGGTGCCGAAGCACATTGATTGGTTGAGCAGCTGGATAAAGGCACACGCTCAGCTTTATGGACGTGATCATTTAGAAGCATCAAAAACATTTCAAGCCATTAACGacaacacaaaatttcatcaaaactcCTATTTACTCACTTTAATTGGCAAAAGTCTTTATTATTATGGACGTTATATGCAAGCGCAACAATATTTAGAGACTGCACTTATGGTAAATCCACATAATACGGATGCTCTAATGCCGTTAGCTGTCGTTTATGAATATAATCAGAAATTGCCTGAACTAGATAAACTTGCCGCACAAATTGGCAATATAAAAGAGCTGAACTCTGAGCATTGGTTTGTTGTCGCCGAAAGTTGTTATGCCGCAGGGCAGATAGTGAAGGCTATTTCGTTTGCAAAGAAAGCAATCGAGTTGGACGAACGCAACATCGAGGCGCAATTACTACGTGGACGTATTTGCTTGCAACTAAAACAAGGTGTTGAAGCAATCTCTTATTTTCGCACCGCACAATGCATTGCCAGTTACCGCTTTGAGGTATATAAAGGTCTTTACCATTGCTATGTGAGCAGAAAGCGACGGGACGAAGCACAGGCAATGTGTGCATTAGCCGTGCGTTATTTTCGCAATTCACCACGCAGTTATGTGGTATGTGTGAACTGCGTTATGAATAAGTAACAAAAGTTTGAATGtgaaatcgttttattttagATGTTTGCGCGTGTTTTATTACATTCCAATAATCCATTGGCAAAGAAAAGCGCTAAGAAATTCTTGGCCAAAGCGTTAGAAATCGATGAGCATTATGCCGTCGCTGTAGCACTTATGGCAGACGTGTGTCAAGCAAATGGTGAAACGCAAGAAGCCAGCGCTATGTTGAAAAAGCAAGTTTTATCCTTTCCCAATCCCTCATATTTCAGCATGTTGGGTGATTTGCGTCGCACCGCCAGAGATTTGGACGGTGCCCTTGAGTATTATACAATCGCATtgaggtatgtacatatgatacaGATATAGTAAACATAAGTGGCTGCATTTCGTTTGTATCTTCTTTTTTCAGTCTTGAGCCTAACGATCGTCACGCATTAAAAGGTGTGAAAGCGTTAACACGCGGCGGCGATAAACAAGACCAAGATACTTCGCTTATGATATCACGTCTGCGTGACGAAGAATGGCAAATTGATGAAGAAGCAGAAGAGTCCTCATCCCATGATGAAGACGATTCAGATACATACTCCGAACCATTTTGGCAAGATTTGGAATCTGAAGTGATTAATTAGTGCATTTCGAGGTttgtaagattttttatttaattatacattaCTTGGTAAAAATATGACGCTAAAAGCGCATTTAGCCCAAGTATAGtagatttttatcattttaatttttagtctaATGCCGAAAAGTACGTATTAAATGCCGTGTTAATTTAAGCgctataatatttgaaaaatgttcgtATATTTATTTGGTcaaaaaacatatacaattaTAAATAACATGTGTGATTTTCAACACCTACGACGTCTTCTCAGTCTCCATTTCTTCATCGTTTGCACTACTATTGTTGGCGGCAGCTGTAGCGCTGCTTGATTTTGCTTTATCCTTTTTATCCTTGACGGCCTTGCGGTAAGCCTCCAAATCGGTCGACAATGGCTCTACGAAGCTTTCAAATTCCAATTGTTTTAAAGCGTCCAATATATTTGCTGCTGTGATAGTTTTGTGGTTC
The DNA window shown above is from Bactrocera tryoni isolate S06 chromosome 4, CSIRO_BtryS06_freeze2, whole genome shotgun sequence and carries:
- the LOC120775266 gene encoding rho GTPase-activating protein gacGG-like, encoding MNSFSRAYRDPKSPLTPLTPLTASTAFNFNISGDSLKPFINAIEAERTKETPKSSPAGLACGAKYVNANKYIKRQPANVLSDTTNKSRKLSPRFISKKSDVDDKKTLKKSNNDLNNNKISSRYSSTSISSSSSRGSFKCNESSFKETDTIPSSKFKLSPRATSTYNYYSVSSSQSSSHSSSGSINSNNSSTTPNSFNYNGSARHHKPPKLVLNDTNVAETDSTMSTVFNWVWNCLSPMKNPSIYDLLARVDMQKYWEIFEKEEILDLDVFSTLTMADLAAIGIKDTNDCIKILKSVGWALDFLSGLLNFKRPEK
- the LOC120773584 gene encoding anaphase-promoting complex subunit 7, encoding MESVLFANIKKLYANELYSCVIPAASLLNTLLQNERNVATPEMEYQVLLFSGNAHYYERNYRLASKQYEAALLMRKTMLRFKNTQIVSIEITHEQFSELETRYRLAKCYRELGEDHKAISTLHALPLKTRTPKVNMLLAQLCHYGQNVDNAEAVAAYKEVLGDCPMALVAIEALLMLGVDGIEVNSLVVNASTVPKHIDWLSSWIKAHAQLYGRDHLEASKTFQAINDNTKFHQNSYLLTLIGKSLYYYGRYMQAQQYLETALMVNPHNTDALMPLAVVYEYNQKLPELDKLAAQIGNIKELNSEHWFVVAESCYAAGQIVKAISFAKKAIELDERNIEAQLLRGRICLQLKQGVEAISYFRTAQCIASYRFEVYKGLYHCYVSRKRRDEAQAMCALAVRYFRNSPRSYVMFARVLLHSNNPLAKKSAKKFLAKALEIDEHYAVAVALMADVCQANGETQEASAMLKKQVLSFPNPSYFSMLGDLRRTARDLDGALEYYTIALSLEPNDRHALKGVKALTRGGDKQDQDTSLMISRLRDEEWQIDEEAEESSSHDEDDSDTYSEPFWQDLESEVIN
- the LOC120773587 gene encoding DNA polymerase epsilon subunit 3 codes for the protein MVERIEDLNLPNAVVGRLIKDALPEGANVSKEARAAIARAASVFVIFLTSSSTTLARKQNHKTITAANILDALKQLEFESFVEPLSTDLEAYRKAVKDKKDKAKSSSATAAANNSSANDEEMETEKTS